A window of the Gossypium hirsutum isolate 1008001.06 chromosome A05, Gossypium_hirsutum_v2.1, whole genome shotgun sequence genome harbors these coding sequences:
- the LOC107961504 gene encoding transcription factor PRE6, producing MSSRGLRSRQSSGVSRIRDDQITDLVSKLQLLIPQLRRGRSHKVSASKVLQETCNYIRSLHREVEDLSHRLSELLASTDIDNDQAAIIRSLLM from the exons ATGTCAAGCAGAGGATTACGTTCTAGGCAGTCAAGCGGTGTTTCTAGGATCAGAGATGATCAGATCACTGATCTTGTTTCCAAGCTGCAACTACTTATCCCTCAGCTTCGTAGAGGGCGCTCCCACAAG GTATCAGCTTCCAAGGTCTTACAGGAGACCTGCAACTACATCAGAAGCTTACACAGAGAGGTGGAAGACCTAAGCCACCGGTTATCGGAGCTATTAGCTTCAACAGACATCGATAATGACCAAGCAGCCATTATCAGGAGTTTACTTATGTAA